A genomic segment from Gilvibacter sp. SZ-19 encodes:
- a CDS encoding TonB-dependent receptor: MQKVVTTLVLTLSLILFGFIANSFAQQQISGVVKDPSGNPVAGANVYLVGTYDGASTADDGSFSFESEETGQQTLSVSYIGFETLELTAEVKSMQKLELKLREDLNALETVVLSAGTFEAGDNSKVSVLKPLDVVTTASALGDFVGALQTLPGTTTVSEDGRLFVRGGDAGETQIFIDGIRVFTPYTPTTNNIPTRGRYSPFLFDGITFSTGGYSAEFGQGLSSVLLLNTIDEPLQNKTDIALMTVGGSLGHTKLWEKSSVSVNASYINLAPYLVLYPDRNDWEKPFETFAGEAVYRHKIGEGLLKVYTAFDNSNFSLTQEDINLEEGLFFSLKNRNWYTNSSYYQRLENGWKLDLGASLTLAGTDLTIIDNDIDNTEYSVHTKLKLRKRFNSRFKLAFGAEQFWTDFDETFTNQDFSAAYGFNNNISAAFAESDIIFSKKFAVKLGLRGEYTQANDRFSLAPRISSAYKTGDHSQLSVAYGNFYQQVGSDFLKFAPGLDPQMTQHYILNYQFSHEGKIFRAELYRKDYKDLVTFDTQMAGFESQFANAGNGYAQGFDLFWRDNTSVKNLDYWVSYSYLDTERQYQNFPTAATPNFANTHNLSVVAKLWVDGLKSQLGWSYQYGSGRPYTDLNRPGFLQEQTKDFHSLSFNWAYLIDQQKILYFSVNNLLGFRNVNGYQYANTANANGQFDRRALRPAADQFFFVGFFWTISDNGTDNQLDNL; encoded by the coding sequence ATGCAAAAAGTCGTAACCACACTTGTACTTACACTTAGTCTAATATTATTTGGCTTTATAGCCAACAGTTTTGCACAACAACAGATAAGCGGAGTGGTCAAAGATCCATCCGGGAACCCAGTGGCGGGAGCCAATGTTTATTTAGTAGGCACTTATGATGGCGCCTCTACAGCCGATGACGGCAGTTTTAGCTTTGAATCCGAAGAGACCGGACAGCAAACACTTTCGGTGTCATATATTGGTTTTGAGACCTTGGAATTGACAGCAGAGGTAAAGTCCATGCAAAAGCTGGAACTCAAACTTCGCGAAGATCTCAATGCTTTAGAAACCGTGGTACTCTCTGCTGGAACTTTTGAGGCAGGCGATAATTCTAAGGTCTCTGTTTTAAAACCGCTAGATGTGGTTACCACGGCGAGTGCCTTAGGAGATTTTGTGGGGGCGCTTCAAACCTTACCCGGAACCACAACGGTATCAGAAGACGGGAGACTCTTTGTACGTGGAGGCGATGCCGGAGAGACGCAGATATTTATCGATGGGATCCGCGTTTTTACACCCTATACTCCCACAACCAACAATATACCAACACGCGGGCGCTATTCGCCCTTTCTCTTTGACGGGATCACCTTTTCTACCGGAGGGTATTCTGCGGAGTTTGGCCAGGGTCTTTCCAGTGTGCTCTTGCTCAATACCATAGACGAGCCGTTGCAGAACAAGACCGACATTGCCCTTATGACCGTTGGAGGCTCTTTGGGACATACCAAACTCTGGGAAAAGAGTTCTGTGAGTGTAAATGCCTCTTACATTAATTTGGCGCCTTATTTAGTGCTCTACCCAGACAGAAATGATTGGGAAAAGCCCTTCGAGACCTTTGCAGGTGAAGCGGTTTACAGACACAAGATAGGAGAGGGACTATTAAAGGTCTATACTGCATTTGACAACTCCAATTTTAGCCTGACCCAAGAAGACATCAATTTAGAAGAAGGACTCTTCTTTAGTTTAAAGAACCGCAATTGGTATACCAACAGTTCCTATTACCAACGCTTAGAGAACGGCTGGAAGCTCGATCTTGGAGCTAGTTTAACTTTGGCCGGAACCGATCTTACAATTATAGACAACGACATTGACAACACAGAGTACTCGGTGCATACCAAGCTTAAATTAAGGAAGCGATTCAACAGCAGGTTTAAATTGGCCTTTGGAGCAGAACAATTCTGGACCGATTTTGATGAGACCTTTACCAACCAAGATTTCTCTGCCGCCTATGGGTTTAACAACAACATCAGTGCTGCTTTTGCAGAGAGCGATATTATCTTTTCTAAAAAGTTTGCCGTTAAACTGGGTTTGCGCGGCGAATACACCCAAGCAAATGACAGATTCAGTCTGGCGCCGCGTATCTCCTCGGCCTATAAAACGGGAGACCACAGCCAACTTTCTGTAGCCTACGGAAATTTCTATCAGCAGGTAGGGAGCGACTTTTTAAAGTTTGCGCCCGGCTTGGATCCGCAGATGACCCAGCACTATATCTTGAACTATCAGTTCAGCCACGAAGGTAAGATATTCCGAGCTGAATTGTACCGCAAAGATTACAAAGACCTAGTCACTTTTGATACTCAAATGGCGGGCTTTGAGAGTCAGTTTGCAAACGCTGGAAATGGTTATGCCCAAGGCTTCGACCTGTTTTGGCGCGACAATACTTCGGTGAAGAATTTGGATTATTGGGTGAGTTACTCCTATTTGGATACCGAGCGACAGTATCAGAATTTTCCAACAGCAGCGACCCCGAACTTTGCCAATACCCACAACCTTTCTGTGGTGGCTAAACTCTGGGTAGATGGACTCAAGAGTCAACTGGGATGGAGTTATCAATACGGCAGCGGCAGGCCGTATACCGATCTGAATAGACCTGGGTTTTTACAGGAGCAGACCAAGGATTTTCACAGCCTGAGCTTTAATTGGGCCTATTTGATAGATCAGCAGAAGATCTTGTATTTCTCTGTCAACAACCTACTTGGCTTTCGCAATGTAAATGGTTATCAGTACGCCAATACCGCCAATGCAAACGGACAGTTCGATCGCAGGGCCTTGCGTCCGGCAGCCGATCAGTTCTTCTTTGTGGGCTTCTTTTGGACCATTTCTGACAACGGTACCGACAATCAATTAGACAACCTTTAG
- a CDS encoding DUF1028 domain-containing protein: MRKITLVLLLCFAFSGVKAQDTFSIVAVDPATGEVGAAGASCVDGVGDLGGLIDIISAIIPGRGGINSQAYVCIPNVNLQNGIAQMEAGASPAEIISWLFANDSFPCGSGGPFDDPAYRQYGIADFNPDTGVPRTAGYTGASADDYKDDIQGATYSVQGNILLNATVLENMEANFVSTTGTLADKLMAAMQGANFAGADARCLDRGTSSTSAFLQVYRPDDTPGNPYLRLNIEEMPFGEEPIDSLQTLYDEFLAVQDNSLDMQLRAYPNPASEFVTIAHNPNVQIDTYTVFDISGKRLNITPQELGQGKVNFSVADLPKGVYFVQLMADGYRQTISFIRS; the protein is encoded by the coding sequence ATGCGAAAAATTACTCTTGTTTTACTGCTGTGCTTTGCCTTCTCAGGAGTCAAAGCGCAAGACACATTCTCCATAGTCGCGGTAGACCCGGCCACAGGAGAAGTAGGTGCTGCAGGTGCCTCTTGTGTAGATGGCGTGGGCGATCTGGGTGGACTTATTGACATTATCAGTGCGATCATTCCAGGGCGTGGTGGCATAAATTCTCAGGCCTATGTTTGTATTCCCAACGTGAATCTGCAAAACGGAATTGCTCAGATGGAAGCTGGGGCTTCTCCGGCAGAGATCATCTCTTGGTTGTTTGCCAACGACAGCTTTCCTTGCGGAAGTGGCGGCCCTTTTGACGATCCGGCCTACCGCCAATACGGCATTGCCGATTTTAATCCAGATACTGGTGTTCCTCGTACTGCCGGTTATACAGGAGCCAGTGCAGACGACTATAAAGACGACATTCAGGGAGCTACCTACAGCGTTCAAGGAAACATCTTACTCAACGCTACTGTATTGGAAAACATGGAAGCCAACTTTGTAAGCACTACAGGTACTTTGGCAGACAAGCTTATGGCGGCTATGCAAGGCGCGAATTTTGCCGGCGCAGATGCGCGATGTTTAGACCGCGGGACCTCCTCAACTTCCGCTTTCCTGCAGGTTTACCGTCCGGATGATACTCCTGGAAACCCTTATTTGCGTCTCAACATAGAAGAAATGCCATTCGGAGAAGAGCCTATTGACTCCTTGCAAACCCTTTATGACGAATTCCTTGCTGTGCAAGACAATAGTTTAGACATGCAATTGCGCGCCTATCCGAATCCGGCCTCTGAATTCGTGACCATTGCGCACAATCCGAACGTGCAGATCGATACTTATACCGTATTTGATATTAGTGGAAAGCGCTTGAATATCACACCACAAGAATTAGGTCAAGGAAAAGTGAATTTCTCCGTTGCAGATCTGCCTAAAGGTGTCTATTTTGTGCAGCTCATGGCCGATGGTTACAGACAGACCATCAGCTTTATCCGCTCCTAA
- a CDS encoding YdeI family protein — protein MSDAAKIDAYIEKHSNWKEALSELRAVLKQTEAVETVKWGIPTYTVNGKNVMGIGAFKNHFGLWFFNGSFLSDPKGVLRNAQEGKTRGMRQLNWNSLDEVDLDMVRTYALEAIENQKQGKEINPQRTTKKLVVPKELKAGFEEDKHLKAAFDKLTPGRQREYADHIGSAKQEKTRLSRLEKCRPMIMSGKGLHDKYKNC, from the coding sequence ATGAGTGATGCTGCTAAGATCGATGCCTATATAGAAAAACACAGCAACTGGAAAGAGGCCTTGAGCGAACTAAGAGCTGTGCTTAAACAGACCGAAGCTGTAGAAACTGTCAAATGGGGAATCCCTACCTACACGGTAAACGGCAAGAATGTGATGGGAATTGGCGCCTTTAAGAATCACTTTGGGCTTTGGTTCTTTAACGGCTCTTTCTTGAGCGACCCCAAGGGCGTGCTTCGCAATGCACAAGAAGGCAAAACCCGCGGGATGCGGCAACTCAATTGGAATTCTCTGGACGAAGTTGATCTTGATATGGTTCGCACTTACGCCTTAGAAGCTATAGAGAATCAGAAGCAAGGCAAAGAGATAAATCCGCAGCGAACAACCAAAAAATTAGTTGTCCCGAAAGAATTAAAAGCAGGCTTTGAGGAGGACAAACATTTAAAAGCCGCTTTTGACAAACTCACCCCAGGCAGACAACGAGAATACGCAGACCATATTGGGAGTGCCAAACAAGAAAAGACCCGTTTGAGCCGCTTGGAGAAATGCCGCCCTATGATCATGAGCGGCAAAGGACTGCACGATAAGTACAAGAACTGCTAG
- a CDS encoding adenylate/guanylate cyclase domain-containing protein codes for MGGKTFRSSRRQLFAYLKRAFWVLVAWVLISIVMFFYEYSILASNRVLTSEYDFLSNFIAVLIISCSAGIIGGLLTIHLMERALRKFSFLQAFLIILVIYTITAFLVSAAGTIYLQGQNMDLPYFDEDVMEETFFFFSSWMFIKNYLIWLFIVLTTLVVLMVNDRFGPGVFKDYLLGKYFRPKQERRIFMFADIRNATGIAEQLGERQYFNLLKDFFRDIAPAVMHTYGEVYQYVGDEVVLSWKMKRGLKNANALRCFYLMQELINNKASRYQERFGLVPEFKVGYHCGNVVSGELGQIKREIAFSGDVLNTAARIQSQCNAFGVDILASKDFAQLLVQLPDGIHSKPLGAHPLKGKSEDLELVTFTEQ; via the coding sequence ATGGGCGGTAAAACCTTTAGATCCTCCAGAAGGCAACTTTTCGCCTACCTAAAGCGTGCCTTTTGGGTGCTTGTGGCTTGGGTTCTTATCAGTATCGTGATGTTCTTTTACGAATACAGCATACTGGCTAGCAACAGAGTACTCACTTCTGAATACGACTTTCTTTCCAATTTTATTGCGGTTTTGATCATTTCTTGCTCTGCCGGGATCATTGGTGGCTTACTTACCATACATTTAATGGAAAGGGCCTTGCGCAAGTTCTCTTTCTTGCAGGCCTTTCTGATCATTTTAGTGATCTACACCATAACTGCATTTTTGGTCAGTGCAGCAGGCACAATTTACTTACAGGGTCAAAATATGGATCTGCCCTATTTTGACGAAGATGTCATGGAAGAGACCTTTTTCTTCTTCTCCAGTTGGATGTTCATTAAGAATTATCTCATCTGGCTCTTTATTGTTTTAACTACCCTTGTGGTTTTAATGGTCAACGACAGATTCGGGCCGGGGGTCTTTAAAGATTACCTTTTGGGCAAGTACTTTAGGCCCAAGCAAGAACGCCGGATCTTTATGTTCGCAGACATCCGCAATGCTACTGGAATAGCAGAACAATTGGGCGAGCGCCAATATTTCAACCTACTCAAAGATTTTTTTAGAGACATTGCTCCTGCGGTAATGCACACCTACGGAGAAGTGTATCAGTATGTGGGAGACGAAGTGGTGTTGAGTTGGAAGATGAAACGCGGGCTTAAGAACGCAAATGCCTTGCGCTGCTTTTACTTGATGCAAGAACTCATAAACAACAAGGCAAGTCGCTACCAAGAGCGCTTCGGCTTGGTCCCAGAATTTAAAGTGGGTTATCATTGCGGCAATGTGGTCAGTGGCGAATTAGGACAGATCAAGCGCGAGATCGCCTTTTCCGGCGACGTGCTCAACACCGCCGCCCGAATACAAAGTCAGTGCAACGCCTTTGGGGTTGACATACTTGCCAGTAAGGATTTTGCACAACTCTTGGTGCAGCTACCAGATGGCATCCACAGTAAACCGCTCGGCGCTCATCCGTTAAAGGGAAAATCAGAAGATCTGGAGCTTGTCACTTTTACGGAACAGTAA
- a CDS encoding RNA polymerase sigma factor, whose amino-acid sequence MDQSLEHSFVKQLEEHQNVVHKICRLYTRNQDAHNDLFQEITIQLWKAYPKFRGDAKFSTWMYRVALNTAITLYRKSKKGVATQEFEGVSFKIASEKYDDTVEQQLKLMYTAVKDLNDIDKALVFLYLEDKSYREISETMGISEVNARVKMNRIKEKLRKILNP is encoded by the coding sequence TTGGATCAAAGCCTGGAACATAGTTTTGTAAAACAGCTCGAGGAGCATCAAAACGTGGTTCATAAAATATGTCGTCTGTACACCCGCAATCAGGATGCGCATAACGACCTATTTCAGGAGATCACTATACAATTGTGGAAGGCTTATCCTAAGTTTCGCGGCGATGCAAAATTCAGTACTTGGATGTATCGTGTAGCCCTGAATACGGCAATTACCTTATACCGTAAGAGCAAGAAGGGCGTAGCGACTCAGGAGTTCGAAGGGGTTAGTTTTAAGATCGCGTCGGAGAAGTATGATGACACTGTTGAACAACAGTTAAAGCTGATGTATACCGCCGTAAAAGACTTGAACGATATTGACAAGGCCTTGGTGTTCTTGTATCTGGAAGACAAGTCGTATCGTGAAATCTCTGAGACCATGGGTATTTCAGAAGTTAATGCAAGAGTAAAAATGAACAGAATAAAGGAAAAGTTGCGTAAAATCTTAAATCCGTAG
- a CDS encoding 1-acyl-sn-glycerol-3-phosphate acyltransferase — protein sequence MGLFKRNPFGHILFIKRWLIRILGAMTHRRFKGFNELQIEGSEIIKELPDTNVLFVSNHQTYFADVVAMFHVFNASLSGRVDSIKNIGYLWQPKLNLYFVAAKETMSAGLLPKILAYTGSVSIERTWREKGKEINRQVKLSDVNNISIALQDGWVITFPQGTTKPWKPIRRGTAHIIKQNKPLVVPIVIDGFRRSFDRKGLRIKKRNILQSMVIKEPLEIDYENETVDEIVEKLQYAIEQHPSFLKVIPQEELAQAEELNKKRRYRQD from the coding sequence ATGGGGCTTTTTAAGCGAAATCCATTCGGACATATTCTCTTTATCAAACGTTGGTTGATCCGTATACTCGGAGCTATGACGCACCGCCGTTTTAAAGGCTTTAACGAGTTACAGATAGAAGGCTCAGAGATCATCAAAGAGCTACCCGATACTAACGTGCTCTTTGTATCGAATCACCAGACCTATTTTGCAGACGTAGTAGCCATGTTCCATGTTTTCAATGCGAGCCTTAGTGGTCGTGTAGACAGTATCAAGAACATCGGTTATTTATGGCAGCCCAAATTGAATCTGTATTTTGTTGCAGCAAAAGAGACCATGAGTGCCGGCCTTTTACCTAAGATCTTGGCTTATACCGGTTCGGTGAGTATTGAGCGGACCTGGCGTGAAAAGGGGAAAGAGATCAACAGGCAGGTAAAGTTGAGCGATGTTAACAATATCTCCATTGCCCTTCAAGACGGCTGGGTGATCACCTTTCCGCAGGGAACCACCAAGCCTTGGAAGCCTATTCGCCGCGGAACAGCCCATATCATTAAGCAGAATAAACCTTTGGTTGTACCTATTGTTATAGATGGTTTTAGACGTTCTTTTGACCGCAAGGGTTTGCGTATCAAAAAGCGCAATATCCTGCAATCTATGGTGATCAAAGAGCCTTTAGAGATCGATTACGAAAACGAAACTGTAGATGAGATCGTGGAGAAGTTGCAATACGCAATTGAGCAACATCCGTCTTTCTTAAAGGTGATTCCTCAAGAAGAACTCGCGCAGGCAGAAGAGTTGAACAAGAAGCGTCGCTACCGTCAGGATTAA
- a CDS encoding CoA pyrophosphatase, whose product MPLPGEAAQLKMAPLERLQELKRKAIEAQSARRAGVMVLFYPDAQVQTRFALILRKTYKGVHSAQIGFPGGSYEKQDENLMQTALRETEEEIGVPTHQIKVLKELTHVYIPPSNFYVHPYMGLAESTPDFSLQESEVDALVEVDLPQFLSDDRLTTRILSTSYAHKIKVPAFELNGHIVWGATAMMLNEVRELLKQL is encoded by the coding sequence ATGCCACTCCCCGGAGAGGCGGCGCAATTAAAAATGGCGCCATTAGAGCGGCTGCAAGAATTAAAACGCAAGGCTATAGAGGCCCAATCTGCACGTAGGGCAGGAGTAATGGTGCTTTTTTACCCAGACGCCCAGGTGCAGACCCGCTTTGCGCTCATCCTCAGAAAAACATATAAAGGCGTGCATTCCGCCCAGATCGGCTTCCCCGGAGGTAGCTACGAAAAGCAAGACGAGAATCTCATGCAAACGGCTTTGCGCGAGACCGAAGAGGAGATCGGCGTGCCTACGCACCAGATCAAGGTGCTCAAAGAGCTAACCCATGTTTATATTCCACCGAGTAATTTTTATGTGCATCCGTATATGGGACTGGCTGAATCAACACCAGATTTTAGTTTACAAGAATCCGAGGTCGATGCCTTGGTTGAGGTGGACTTGCCGCAGTTCCTTTCGGACGACAGATTGACAACACGCATATTATCAACTTCTTATGCGCATAAAATCAAAGTTCCGGCCTTTGAGCTTAACGGACATATTGTCTGGGGAGCCACAGCCATGATGCTCAATGAGGTGCGAGAGCTGTTAAAGCAGCTGTAG